One genomic window of Methanosarcina acetivorans C2A includes the following:
- a CDS encoding ATP-binding protein produces the protein MSFGGIVDGILANTLYDSAKRIIKKYRDTYTDVFDDSINEMTPKHPKLTKVHIDSFLYESPAENLMKNYIEHPENYINSSEKKLFSEKLIEEFIIYFEEGYFSREEAKEIITNFIDILDDNIQKNPDLRGKLILDYARDTNQELKKHIEESRIYLKSFLTLNEFFSRSLESTNLLNHKYHFVGRSNILSQLDSFLESDKKIALLPGRGGIGKSRILFEFGKSFESKHNEWELRYVSENPLTGDSIRELPEKKCIIVVDDAHRREDIITLLETAQQADVIIKSPIKIILAFRPHGRNYIKNSCNRCGFDTREIEEISEVGELERKEKEELGKSILGSKHHQYLEPLIKVAKDSTIVLVLGAQLIAEDNVQPALLEQDQEFQETVFRRFKEDIISGVISEDLDATFCRDLLSIISILSPIREENEFIERVAKYLQVKKSKLKGAIDTLKRSKVLHPVGSKLRITPDVLSDHILHNSCITSDGCSTGYSQEVFEAFGDVYLKNILENLSELDWRVTRQNRETDLLVETWENIDEQFKNSSNLDRAILLGNLDKVAYFQPQRTVSLIKYAISNPLNKSESDCTQLYEFTHEDVLGKIPPLLKNVSYNFEYLLQSCEILWGLAEKEMEIKHQSNDLNGALKVLVDLAKYEMYKPLGYNSQILSFVEKKIKNCKDPKYTCSLLDILDPILEKEILSNKLVGYEIKFIPWSIPYENTKEIRRKAIWLIENQLKSESTKVVLKALKIHSETLNPPTGYFGRKVSTEEIIRWLPEQMEILKIIEDFSKITIDPIVKIQIKSSLTWHARQTNQSEVADKASSIIKSLPEDFDTKLMRAIWYHYDRDYEDLEKNKEQIFQEIAREFLDRCNNEGKQVFNSLNETITKFQISEITICPANFLVALSTTDHKIACEVCNHIVSDTSKPLANYLEFLLSGIRGKDENTAIRLTEIAINSDDLILCRSVAEGYANRGWALRLKNEEIKIIKKLLSSLDIDTRRLAIESLGHFPDTQKNKALEIALSIEIGDNEKLADAYCSIFDEHRISPVDLNTEQLKLILKKVSQIKIFDENLCYLETFLTYCSTRIPEELVDFLLERIDLDKKVKYSSVDRFQPLPYKNFFDKGLNGISLSPHYKEILRKVRDQSLDPMDEDSSWLARLYYYISEDFSLDSLEVLSEWIDIGDEEKIRVVGTLVKEAPSDFVFSHSDFVSNLLTNAQEISDDCYKEVRSDLLESVESEGRSGFVGEPSYEDQKVRNRAQEFIEMYPIGSTTWNFYKWLSERAKRSIKDSLERDEETTED, from the coding sequence ATGAGCTTTGGTGGAATTGTCGATGGAATTTTGGCCAACACTTTATATGATAGTGCCAAAAGAATAATTAAAAAATACCGTGATACTTACACAGATGTTTTTGATGATTCAATTAATGAAATGACACCAAAACACCCAAAGTTGACAAAGGTTCATATTGATAGTTTTTTATATGAATCTCCTGCGGAAAACTTAATGAAAAATTATATCGAACATCCAGAAAATTATATTAATTCTTCAGAAAAGAAATTATTTAGTGAAAAACTTATAGAAGAATTTATTATTTATTTTGAAGAAGGATATTTTTCGAGAGAAGAAGCTAAAGAAATTATAACTAATTTTATAGATATATTAGATGATAATATTCAAAAAAATCCAGACTTAAGAGGTAAATTAATATTAGACTATGCAAGAGATACAAATCAAGAGCTAAAAAAACATATAGAAGAAAGCCGAATTTATTTAAAGTCTTTTTTAACTTTAAACGAGTTCTTCTCTCGTTCCCTCGAAAGTACAAACCTGCTGAACCATAAATACCACTTTGTAGGCCGAAGTAATATTTTATCGCAATTAGATAGCTTCTTAGAATCTGACAAAAAGATAGCCCTTTTACCTGGAAGGGGAGGAATTGGAAAAAGTAGGATACTTTTTGAATTTGGGAAAAGTTTTGAATCAAAACACAATGAGTGGGAACTAAGATATGTTAGCGAAAATCCATTAACAGGGGATTCAATTCGTGAATTGCCTGAAAAAAAATGTATTATAGTGGTAGACGATGCCCATAGAAGAGAAGATATTATTACATTATTAGAAACGGCTCAACAAGCCGATGTTATAATAAAGTCCCCAATAAAAATAATTCTGGCTTTCAGACCTCACGGACGAAATTACATTAAAAACAGCTGCAATAGATGCGGATTTGATACTCGCGAAATTGAAGAAATTTCTGAAGTTGGAGAGCTTGAAAGAAAAGAAAAAGAGGAGCTTGGAAAAAGTATACTTGGATCAAAACATCATCAATATTTAGAACCTTTAATTAAAGTAGCCAAAGATTCCACTATAGTTTTAGTCCTCGGAGCACAACTTATTGCAGAAGATAACGTACAGCCAGCTCTTTTGGAACAAGACCAAGAGTTTCAAGAGACAGTTTTCAGAAGATTCAAGGAAGATATAATATCGGGTGTCATTAGTGAGGATCTTGACGCAACTTTTTGTAGAGACTTGCTTTCTATCATTTCGATATTATCTCCAATTCGAGAAGAAAATGAATTCATTGAAAGAGTGGCTAAATATTTACAAGTAAAAAAATCAAAGCTTAAAGGAGCAATTGATACTCTTAAAAGGAGTAAAGTACTCCATCCAGTGGGGTCTAAACTCAGGATAACCCCTGATGTTTTATCAGATCATATATTACACAATTCATGTATTACATCAGACGGTTGTTCAACTGGGTATTCTCAAGAAGTATTTGAAGCTTTTGGAGATGTATATCTCAAGAATATTTTAGAAAATTTGTCAGAATTGGACTGGAGAGTAACCAGACAAAATAGAGAAACTGACCTTTTAGTAGAAACATGGGAAAATATAGACGAACAATTCAAAAATTCATCAAACCTTGATAGAGCAATCTTATTGGGAAATTTAGATAAAGTGGCTTATTTTCAACCTCAGAGAACAGTGAGCCTAATTAAATATGCAATTAGTAACCCACTTAATAAATCCGAGAGTGACTGTACACAATTGTATGAATTCACTCACGAAGATGTATTAGGAAAAATTCCCCCATTACTAAAAAATGTTAGTTATAATTTTGAATACCTCCTCCAATCTTGTGAAATTCTTTGGGGTTTAGCTGAAAAAGAAATGGAAATAAAACATCAAAGTAATGATTTAAATGGTGCACTAAAAGTACTCGTAGATTTAGCCAAATATGAGATGTACAAACCTTTGGGATATAATTCCCAAATTCTTAGTTTTGTTGAAAAAAAGATAAAAAATTGTAAAGACCCGAAATATACTTGCTCACTTTTAGATATACTTGATCCAATACTAGAAAAAGAGATACTGTCAAATAAACTTGTAGGATACGAGATAAAGTTCATACCTTGGTCAATCCCTTATGAAAATACAAAAGAAATCAGAAGAAAAGCCATATGGTTAATTGAAAATCAACTAAAATCCGAATCAACTAAAGTTGTATTAAAAGCATTGAAAATTCATTCTGAAACATTGAATCCGCCTACTGGTTACTTTGGTAGGAAAGTTTCTACTGAAGAAATTATAAGATGGCTTCCAGAGCAAATGGAAATACTTAAAATTATAGAAGATTTTTCAAAAATCACGATAGATCCTATTGTTAAAATTCAGATCAAATCCTCACTTACTTGGCATGCTAGACAAACTAACCAGTCTGAGGTTGCAGATAAAGCCAGTTCAATTATAAAGTCTCTGCCTGAAGACTTTGATACAAAATTAATGAGAGCGATTTGGTATCATTATGACAGGGATTATGAAGACTTAGAGAAGAATAAGGAACAGATATTCCAAGAAATAGCAAGAGAATTCTTAGATAGATGTAATAATGAAGGTAAACAAGTTTTCAATTCTCTAAATGAAACCATTACCAAGTTCCAAATAAGTGAGATTACAATTTGCCCAGCTAACTTTTTGGTGGCTCTTTCCACTACAGATCATAAAATCGCTTGTGAGGTTTGCAATCATATTGTATCCGATACATCAAAGCCTTTAGCTAATTATTTGGAGTTTTTATTGTCAGGAATAAGAGGAAAAGATGAGAATACAGCTATAAGACTAACAGAGATTGCTATTAATAGTGATGATCTGATCCTCTGTCGTTCTGTAGCAGAGGGGTATGCAAATAGAGGATGGGCACTTAGACTAAAAAATGAAGAAATCAAAATAATAAAGAAATTACTAAGCTCGTTAGATATAGATACAAGAAGATTGGCTATTGAATCTCTTGGACATTTTCCCGATACCCAGAAGAATAAAGCTCTCGAAATTGCTTTAAGTATTGAAATTGGAGATAATGAGAAATTAGCTGATGCATACTGTAGTATATTTGATGAACACAGGATTTCACCTGTTGACTTAAATACAGAGCAACTAAAACTAATCCTAAAAAAAGTATCCCAAATTAAAATATTTGATGAGAACTTATGTTATTTGGAGACTTTTCTAACATATTGCAGTACCAGGATACCTGAGGAATTGGTCGATTTCCTTTTGGAAAGGATAGATTTAGATAAAAAAGTAAAATATAGTTCAGTCGATCGATTTCAACCTTTACCTTACAAAAATTTCTTTGACAAAGGATTAAATGGCATATCACTTAGTCCTCATTACAAAGAAATACTTCGGAAGGTCAGAGATCAATCTTTAGATCCAATGGATGAAGATTCATCTTGGCTTGCAAGGCTATATTATTACATTTCTGAAGATTTTTCATTAGATAGCTTGGAAGTTCTGAGCGAATGGATAGATATTGGAGATGAAGAAAAAATAAGGGTAGTTGGAACTCTTGTCAAAGAAGCACCCTCAGATTTCGTGTTTTCACACTCTGATTTTGTGTCAAATTTACTTACAAATGCACAAGAGATTAGCGATGATTGCTACAAAGAAGTAAGATCTGACTTATTAGAATCAGTTGAGAGTGAAGGAAGGTCAGGATTCGTCGGTGAACCAAGTTATGAAGACCAAAAGGTTCGTAATAGAGCTCAAGAATTTATAGAAATGTATCCAATTGGATCAACCACTTGGAATTTCTACAAATGGCTCTCAGAACGAGCCAAAAGATCAATAAAAGATTCGCTAGAAAGGGACGAAGAAACGACTGAAGATTAA
- a CDS encoding type II toxin-antitoxin system HicB family antitoxin: protein MNYTVLIEQDEDGVYVAKVPDIPGCYTQGKTVEQAMERIREAIQVCLGAEELEDVLPLKFIGIQQVEVKV from the coding sequence TTGAATTACACGGTTCTGATCGAACAAGACGAAGATGGTGTATACGTTGCAAAGGTTCCTGACATACCGGGTTGTTATACTCAGGGAAAAACAGTTGAGCAGGCTATGGAGCGTATAAGGGAAGCGATCCAGGTTTGTCTTGGGGCTGAGGAACTTGAAGATGTCCTGCCGCTGAAATTTATTGGAATTCAGCAGGTAGAGGTAAAAGTATGA
- a CDS encoding type II toxin-antitoxin system HicA family toxin: protein MSRLLPVSGRDMCKILEMLGFQKVHQVGSHVRYVHPDGRKTVVPVHGNEDLGTGLIKEILKQTRISRETYEELRKKV from the coding sequence ATGAGCAGGCTCCTTCCTGTAAGTGGAAGGGATATGTGCAAAATACTTGAGATGCTTGGCTTTCAAAAGGTGCATCAGGTTGGGAGCCATGTGAGATACGTTCATCCTGACGGCAGAAAAACAGTAGTGCCTGTTCACGGAAACGAAGATTTGGGCACTGGTCTGATTAAAGAAATCCTGAAGCAGACCCGGATTTCTCGGGAGACGTATGAGGAATTAAGGAAAAAAGTTTGA
- a CDS encoding nucleotidyltransferase family protein encodes MENADRHKELFEKISLFLQKEGATKVAVFGSYARGEEKPESDIDILVEFSETKGLLTLVRIERELSELLRLKVDLLTEESISPYLIDGIKREAKVIST; translated from the coding sequence ATGGAAAATGCTGACCGGCACAAAGAGTTGTTCGAAAAAATCTCTTTGTTCCTCCAAAAGGAAGGAGCAACAAAAGTAGCTGTTTTTGGCTCTTATGCAAGAGGAGAGGAAAAGCCGGAAAGCGATATTGACATTCTTGTAGAGTTTTCTGAAACAAAAGGTCTGCTAACCCTTGTCCGGATTGAGAGGGAACTCTCGGAGTTGCTCAGGTTAAAGGTCGATTTGCTTACCGAAGAATCGATAAGTCCGTATCTTATTGATGGGATCAAAAGGGAAGCAAAAGTGATCTCTACATGA
- a CDS encoding HepT-like ribonuclease domain-containing protein: protein MKKNDTVYLNHILNSIERIEEYTEGLEREDFLSSNLVQDGTIRQIEIIGEATKHLSRDFREKNPQVSWKDIAGMRDRLIHHYFGVNLKDVWYTVKVDIPALKNDILAIFDALKTEK from the coding sequence ATGAAAAAGAATGATACGGTTTACCTCAACCATATCCTTAATTCAATCGAAAGGATTGAAGAATATACTGAGGGTCTGGAAAGAGAAGATTTTCTATCCAGCAATCTGGTTCAAGACGGAACGATAAGGCAGATTGAGATCATAGGTGAAGCTACCAAACACTTATCAAGAGATTTTCGGGAGAAGAATCCTCAGGTTTCCTGGAAGGACATTGCGGGTATGAGGGATCGGTTAATTCACCATTATTTCGGGGTTAATCTGAAAGATGTTTGGTATACTGTGAAAGTCGATATTCCGGCTTTGAAAAATGATATTCTGGCTATATTCGATGCACTTAAGACTGAAAAATAA
- a CDS encoding class I SAM-dependent methyltransferase produces MAIQDKQMKLDIAHVWDISSATYDNKEGHGIQSEIEKEAWKTLFRSLLPSGRLEVLDAGCGTGEIGLLFTEMGHHVTGLDLSEQMLAKAREKTSRKKYDINFRAGDAENPPFEAETFDVVVTRHLLWTLPHPDTAVRNWEKVLRKGGVLIVIDGLYNGGSIERKTRQFISDFLTFLVERRYPGRKQYPDEIKTELPNPYGVPPKKTIEYFRKTGFKNIKDLDLKEISKIQKEKMSFRKRIVFKPQSHLIYGEKV; encoded by the coding sequence ATGGCTATTCAGGATAAACAGATGAAACTGGATATTGCTCATGTCTGGGACATCTCATCCGCAACCTACGACAACAAAGAAGGGCATGGAATCCAGAGCGAAATAGAAAAGGAAGCATGGAAAACCCTGTTTCGAAGTCTGCTTCCCTCAGGCAGGCTGGAAGTGCTCGATGCAGGCTGCGGGACAGGGGAAATCGGACTCTTATTTACAGAAATGGGGCATCATGTTACCGGGCTTGATCTTTCGGAGCAAATGCTTGCAAAAGCAAGAGAAAAAACATCCCGGAAAAAGTATGACATTAATTTCAGAGCAGGAGATGCCGAAAATCCTCCTTTTGAAGCGGAAACTTTTGATGTTGTTGTAACCCGTCACTTACTGTGGACTCTTCCGCACCCTGATACTGCAGTCAGGAACTGGGAGAAAGTACTCAGGAAAGGAGGAGTGCTTATCGTTATAGACGGGCTCTATAATGGCGGTTCGATTGAAAGAAAAACAAGGCAATTTATCAGTGACTTCTTAACTTTTCTTGTCGAGAGAAGGTATCCAGGAAGAAAACAGTATCCTGACGAAATCAAAACCGAACTCCCAAACCCCTATGGAGTTCCACCGAAAAAAACGATCGAATACTTCAGGAAGACAGGGTTTAAAAACATTAAGGATCTGGACCTGAAAGAAATCTCTAAAATTCAGAAGGAAAAAATGTCCTTCCGAAAAAGAATAGTCTTCAAACCTCAATCCCATTTAATTTATGGGGAAAAAGTCTAA
- a CDS encoding alpha/beta fold hydrolase encodes MGLGNGYKFISVSRFGFLRSPIPEGASIKLQAAQYKALLDYLNIKNVIVFGASAGGPSATQFANDYPERCSVLLLLSAVSRAHIPGDREPFYVNIIHRVQQSDYIYWLISRFFQSQILSLMGIPPQIYRHFTPEQKVLAQEMLDIMHPMSPRYGGTKNDGEMLENYHITTDRLTAPALIIHAKDDSLVSYEHAEYAHKNIKQSKLILFDTGGHGMLPQMEKVRRELNEFLSAV; translated from the coding sequence GTGGGTCTTGGAAATGGTTATAAATTCATCTCGGTTTCTCGTTTCGGTTTTCTTCGCTCGCCAATCCCGGAAGGTGCCTCCATTAAGTTACAGGCAGCCCAATATAAGGCTCTGCTGGATTACCTGAACATAAAAAATGTTATCGTTTTTGGCGCTTCGGCGGGGGGGCCGTCAGCCACACAGTTTGCTAATGATTATCCTGAGCGTTGCTCGGTATTGCTGCTGTTATCTGCAGTAAGCAGGGCTCACATTCCCGGTGATCGGGAACCGTTTTACGTTAATATTATTCATCGCGTCCAGCAATCTGATTACATATACTGGCTCATTTCCAGATTTTTTCAATCACAAATTCTGAGCCTCATGGGAATTCCTCCCCAAATATACAGGCATTTCACTCCTGAACAGAAAGTTCTGGCTCAAGAAATGCTGGATATAATGCATCCGATGAGCCCAAGGTACGGAGGTACAAAAAACGATGGTGAGATGCTCGAGAATTATCACATAACAACTGATAGGTTAACTGCGCCTGCGCTGATAATACATGCTAAAGATGATTCATTGGTTAGCTATGAGCATGCTGAATATGCGCATAAGAACATCAAACAATCTAAACTTATTTTGTTTGACACTGGCGGTCACGGGATGCTGCCTCAAATGGAAAAAGTTAGAAGAGAATTAAATGAATTCTTAAGTGCGGTTTAG
- a CDS encoding medium chain dehydrogenase/reductase family protein yields MKYKSVIVTRRGGTEVLKIIENDLHAPSSGEVRIKILATPVCQDDIAARVGNRPFLPRIPFVPGYSILGIADAIGEGVTNVAVGDRVAALTRLGGHAEYILLPEEKLVHVPETLDPAEAVILILNYTVAYQVLHRYARVKPDDKVLIIGASGGVGTAFLQLGKLANLKMYGLASSGKHGTLTELGAIPIDYHTQDFVEVIRQMEPDGVDFVFNGMREEYIARGLAVLRRGGAMVQYGGPQSFSRFLLLLAKFALFNLLPNGKAIKGYGTHRVDINLPKEDWLVLFKLLEKGKIKPVIAERFPILEAPKANKLLESGKVTGNIVLLAPELL; encoded by the coding sequence ATGAAGTATAAAAGCGTCATCGTAACCAGAAGAGGCGGCACTGAGGTTCTCAAGATAATCGAGAATGATCTGCACGCCCCTTCTTCGGGGGAGGTTCGGATTAAAATCCTTGCCACACCCGTGTGTCAGGACGACATCGCGGCCAGAGTTGGAAACAGGCCTTTTTTGCCCAGGATACCGTTTGTGCCAGGGTATAGTATCCTTGGCATTGCGGATGCAATAGGAGAAGGAGTCACAAATGTAGCCGTAGGTGACCGCGTTGCAGCTTTGACGCGTTTAGGGGGCCATGCCGAGTATATTTTATTGCCAGAAGAAAAACTTGTTCACGTTCCTGAAACCCTGGACCCGGCGGAAGCTGTAATACTTATCCTGAACTATACGGTTGCTTACCAGGTGCTGCACCGATATGCACGGGTAAAGCCCGATGATAAGGTACTCATTATCGGCGCCAGCGGTGGTGTAGGGACTGCTTTTTTGCAACTCGGCAAGCTAGCCAACCTCAAAATGTATGGATTGGCATCTTCCGGCAAACACGGCACACTCACCGAGCTGGGTGCGATACCCATTGACTACCACACGCAAGACTTCGTAGAGGTAATCAGGCAGATGGAACCCGATGGTGTTGATTTTGTATTTAATGGGATGAGAGAGGAGTACATCGCGCGCGGGTTGGCAGTGTTACGGAGAGGCGGCGCAATGGTGCAATACGGTGGACCGCAGAGTTTTTCGCGCTTTTTGCTTCTTCTCGCCAAGTTTGCTCTGTTCAACTTGCTGCCCAATGGAAAGGCGATTAAGGGATATGGAACTCATAGAGTTGATATAAACCTCCCCAAGGAAGACTGGCTGGTGCTCTTCAAACTGCTTGAGAAAGGAAAAATAAAGCCCGTCATTGCAGAGAGGTTTCCGATCCTGGAAGCTCCCAAAGCCAATAAGTTGCTGGAAAGCGGAAAGGTAACCGGCAATATTGTCCTGCTGGCACCGGAACTATTGTAA
- a CDS encoding protease inhibitor I42 family protein: MNDGLNLLRDKYHPWESEGGDTIFGAGGFHLWKIEATSTGSHSMETTYKRPWEESGVRTFTHNIEVIRVVYLFYTFLFLTSCKLDFVQD; this comes from the coding sequence CTGAACGATGGGCTTAACCTGCTCCGGGATAAATATCATCCGTGGGAATCTGAAGGTGGAGATACCATTTTTGGGGCTGGGGGATTTCATTTATGGAAAATTGAAGCCACAAGTACAGGTTCCCATTCTATGGAAACAACATATAAAAGACCCTGGGAAGAAAGTGGAGTACGGACATTCACACATAATATTGAAGTGATCCGAGTCGTATACCTATTTTATACTTTTTTATTTCTCACATCCTGTAAACTTGATTTTGTTCAGGATTAG
- a CDS encoding YkvA family protein, whose amino-acid sequence MAKIYNSSRKKVGSNLDQFNENPDQASDTSTAFPEELRDTHHRRADPRKIWYYLELLFSMLAAAFNGKYPIPKKTALVITFALLYLVSPIDISPDFLPLIGFADDVAVLAFAFSLIKDDLEKYRAWKTSY is encoded by the coding sequence ATGGCTAAAATCTATAATAGCAGCAGGAAAAAAGTTGGATCAAATCTTGACCAATTTAATGAAAATCCGGATCAAGCTTCCGATACCAGCACGGCTTTTCCTGAAGAACTAAGAGATACTCATCACCGCCGAGCAGATCCCAGGAAAATCTGGTATTATCTGGAATTATTGTTTTCAATGTTAGCAGCTGCCTTCAACGGGAAATACCCGATTCCAAAGAAAACGGCATTGGTGATTACATTCGCTCTTCTGTACCTGGTAAGTCCGATTGACATCTCTCCGGATTTCCTTCCTTTAATCGGATTTGCGGATGATGTGGCTGTGCTTGCTTTTGCATTTAGCCTTATTAAAGACGACTTAGAAAAATATAGAGCCTGGAAAACGAGTTACTGA
- a CDS encoding NADP-dependent oxidoreductase, protein MKAIRIHEFGGKEVMKYEDIPQPQPGTGEIRIRIIAAGVNPMDWKIRSGMIGEMPLPMTMGIDVAGVVDAQGPGEVSFQPGEEVFAKVSIGQGSYAEYTVVNSAQVARKPKSIGFVESAAIPTAGLAAWQSLFDIAGLEKGQSVLIHGAAGGVGSFAVQFARWKGAYVIGTASEKNKQFLKSIGTDEFIDYKKQRFEDAAGKVDVVLDTIGGDTFDRSWGVLKPGGFLVSTVARIPEGVPEKYGVHAQTLMTRADGEELAQIAAIIDEQPVKPVVTTILPLSEAQKAHEMSETHHTRGKIVLRVAEDPQ, encoded by the coding sequence ATGAAAGCAATAAGGATTCATGAGTTTGGCGGAAAGGAGGTTATGAAGTACGAGGACATTCCGCAGCCTCAGCCTGGTACGGGAGAGATCAGGATCAGGATCATTGCAGCCGGGGTCAACCCCATGGACTGGAAGATACGCAGCGGCATGATAGGGGAAATGCCTTTGCCAATGACTATGGGAATCGATGTTGCAGGTGTTGTAGATGCTCAGGGCCCGGGAGAAGTCTCTTTCCAGCCCGGAGAAGAGGTCTTTGCCAAAGTCTCGATAGGGCAGGGAAGCTATGCCGAATACACGGTTGTCAATTCTGCACAGGTGGCAAGAAAACCCAAAAGTATCGGGTTCGTTGAAAGTGCGGCAATTCCGACCGCAGGACTTGCTGCCTGGCAGTCCCTCTTTGATATTGCAGGGCTCGAAAAAGGACAGTCGGTCCTCATCCACGGAGCCGCAGGCGGAGTTGGAAGCTTTGCCGTACAGTTTGCCAGATGGAAAGGAGCTTACGTAATCGGCACGGCTTCCGAGAAGAATAAGCAGTTCTTGAAAAGTATAGGGACTGACGAATTTATCGATTATAAAAAACAGCGGTTTGAGGATGCGGCTGGCAAGGTGGACGTGGTACTGGATACTATTGGGGGAGATACCTTCGATAGGTCCTGGGGAGTGTTGAAGCCCGGTGGGTTCCTTGTAAGTACTGTGGCGAGAATTCCGGAAGGGGTTCCCGAAAAATACGGAGTACATGCACAAACCCTCATGACCCGGGCTGACGGAGAAGAACTCGCTCAAATCGCAGCCATAATAGACGAACAGCCGGTCAAGCCAGTTGTAACGACAATACTCCCTCTTTCCGAAGCCCAAAAGGCGCATGAGATGAGTGAAACCCACCATACGCGCGGAAAGATCGTTTTGAGGGTGGCAGAAGACCCGCAGTGA
- a CDS encoding GNAT family N-acetyltransferase: protein MQGSKNSEKYLIREATAEDISGMLEVFNYYVENSFAAYLETSVGPEFFQAVQSEKEEDENEYFPFYVIEERGKIIGIGTLRPYFPFPNFRHTGVVSYFILPGHTRKGLGSRMLDKLCTEAREKKMRSLLANVSSKNEASLNFHLKHGFIECGKFREVGTKFGYYFDIVWLQKFLEENQK, encoded by the coding sequence ATGCAAGGAAGCAAAAATTCCGAGAAGTATTTGATCAGAGAGGCCACAGCCGAAGACATCTCCGGAATGCTTGAGGTCTTTAACTATTATGTGGAAAATAGTTTTGCAGCCTATCTCGAAACTTCTGTTGGACCTGAGTTTTTTCAAGCTGTCCAGAGTGAAAAAGAAGAGGATGAAAATGAGTACTTTCCTTTTTACGTTATTGAAGAAAGGGGCAAAATAATAGGAATAGGGACCCTCAGACCATATTTCCCGTTCCCGAATTTCCGGCACACAGGAGTGGTTTCTTATTTCATCCTGCCCGGCCACACAAGAAAAGGGCTCGGGTCAAGGATGCTGGACAAACTCTGCACGGAAGCCCGCGAGAAAAAAATGAGAAGCCTCCTTGCAAACGTGTCCTCAAAGAATGAGGCCAGCCTGAACTTTCATCTGAAACACGGTTTTATTGAATGTGGGAAGTTCCGGGAAGTCGGGACCAAGTTTGGGTACTATTTTGATATTGTTTGGCTGCAAAAGTTCCTTGAGGAAAATCAAAAATAA